In one Mucilaginibacter ginsenosidivorax genomic region, the following are encoded:
- the odhB gene encoding 2-oxoglutarate dehydrogenase complex dihydrolipoyllysine-residue succinyltransferase encodes MSLAIKVPTVGESITEVTLASWKKKDGDHVEMDEVIAELESDKATFELTAERAGTLQIVAKEGDTLAIGALVANIEEGEGAAAPAPAAQPQPEVVANAPAPAPVAAAAPVAAPAPVAGGASLEIKVPTVGESITEVTLSRWIKKDGDAVEMDEAIAELESDKATFELTAEKAGVLKTIAKEGDVLPIGAVVCTIEGVGAAPIAVTPAVVSATDESPRGGAPVSAAGAVTYASGTPSPAAAKILAEKGVDPKAVSGTGVDGRITKGDALGAQASSPKPVAESPKSAAPTQNSEPATQNSRSEKREKMTSLRKTVAKRLVAVKNETAMLTTFNEVDMQPIMELRSKYKDKFKEKHGVGLGFMSFFTKAVTEALKDWPAVNARIEGEEIVYSNYADVSIAVSAPKGLVVPVIRNADSLSLAEIEKAIVVLAGKARENKLTISEMTGGTFTITNGGVFGSMMSTPILNSPQSAILGMHNIIERPVAINGQVVIRPMMYLALSYDHRIIDGRESVSFLVRVKQLLEDPARLLLGV; translated from the coding sequence ATGAGTTTAGCGATCAAAGTACCTACCGTAGGTGAATCAATAACAGAAGTAACCCTGGCAAGCTGGAAAAAGAAGGATGGCGATCACGTGGAGATGGATGAAGTTATTGCCGAGTTAGAATCGGACAAGGCCACTTTTGAACTTACTGCCGAGCGTGCAGGTACTTTACAAATTGTTGCCAAAGAGGGCGATACTTTAGCCATTGGCGCATTGGTTGCCAATATTGAAGAAGGCGAAGGCGCTGCTGCTCCTGCACCGGCTGCACAACCACAGCCCGAAGTGGTGGCTAACGCACCAGCACCGGCTCCTGTGGCCGCTGCCGCGCCTGTTGCTGCACCGGCCCCTGTGGCAGGTGGTGCTTCTTTAGAAATTAAAGTACCAACCGTAGGCGAATCAATCACCGAGGTTACTTTATCACGCTGGATAAAAAAAGATGGTGATGCCGTTGAAATGGATGAGGCCATTGCCGAACTGGAATCAGATAAAGCCACATTTGAATTAACTGCCGAAAAAGCCGGCGTATTAAAAACTATAGCCAAAGAAGGCGACGTATTGCCAATTGGCGCTGTTGTGTGTACCATTGAAGGTGTAGGTGCTGCTCCTATTGCAGTTACGCCCGCTGTAGTAAGCGCGACCGACGAATCGCCTCGTGGTGGTGCGCCTGTATCAGCCGCCGGAGCCGTTACTTATGCATCAGGTACCCCATCGCCTGCGGCGGCAAAAATATTGGCCGAAAAAGGCGTTGACCCTAAAGCCGTTTCCGGTACAGGTGTTGATGGCCGTATTACCAAAGGTGATGCATTAGGCGCTCAGGCTTCAAGTCCTAAGCCTGTAGCCGAAAGTCCTAAGTCTGCAGCTCCAACTCAAAACTCGGAACCCGCAACTCAAAACTCAAGAAGCGAGAAACGTGAGAAGATGACCTCACTGCGTAAAACTGTTGCCAAACGCTTGGTAGCTGTTAAAAACGAAACAGCCATGCTTACCACTTTTAACGAAGTGGATATGCAGCCTATCATGGAATTGCGCAGCAAGTACAAAGATAAATTTAAAGAGAAACATGGCGTTGGCTTAGGCTTTATGTCGTTTTTTACCAAAGCAGTTACCGAGGCGCTGAAAGACTGGCCGGCTGTAAATGCCCGTATAGAAGGCGAAGAAATTGTATACAGCAACTACGCCGATGTTTCTATCGCCGTATCGGCTCCTAAAGGTTTGGTGGTGCCGGTTATTCGTAATGCCGATAGCCTTAGCCTTGCCGAAATTGAAAAAGCCATTGTAGTATTGGCCGGTAAAGCCCGCGAAAACAAGCTCACCATTTCCGAAATGACCGGTGGTACATTCACCATCACCAACGGCGGTGTATTTGGATCAATGATGTCGACCCCGATATTAAACTCGCCGCAATCGGCTATCCTGGGGATGCACAATATTATTGAGCGCCCTGTTGCCATAAACGGACAAGTGGTTATCCGCCCCATGATGTACCTGGCCCTGTCGTATGATCACCGCATCATCGACGGCCGCGAATCGGTAAGCTTCCTTGTACGTGTAAAACAACTGCTGGAAGATCCTGCAAGATTATTATTAGGCGTTTAA